In Colwellia sp. PAMC 20917, a single genomic region encodes these proteins:
- a CDS encoding amidase, producing the protein MKIFQPLALLFFCSVMAFNVRADINENTTINDIHQQMQSKQLTSEQLVQFYLKRIATYDDKGMTLNSVVQLNKNALKQAKALDLYFLKNGFKGSLHGIPILLKDNIDTTDGMANTAGSTALANNFPDDDAFLVKQLKEAGAIILGKTNLSEWANFRSTASSSGWSGLYGQSKNPYDITTSPCGSSSGSGIAAAAHFATVTIGTETDGSVTCPAAINGVVGIKPTLGTVSRDGIIPIAHSQDTAGPMARNVTDAVILLAAMVKADPSDQDVMSSTIDYLSHLKLDGLKGKRIGIARNLMGYHQGLDNVFSQAVQDLKSQGAVIVDDVNFENKDQWGDAEFEVLLYEFKDELNKYLSKTAPGMPKSLSEMIEFNKINADVEMKYFGQEIFLMAQAKGDITDKVYLDALAKAKRLTQQAGIDALLEKHNLDMIIAPTTGPAWKIDWVNGDHYLGAASSAAAISGYPHITLPMGYVHGLPVGLSMFSGKLQEGILIEAAFGYEQATQHRVAPKLQ; encoded by the coding sequence ATGAAAATTTTTCAACCGTTAGCTTTATTATTTTTTTGCTCGGTAATGGCTTTTAATGTTCGTGCCGATATTAATGAAAATACCACCATTAACGACATTCATCAGCAAATGCAAAGTAAACAATTAACTAGCGAACAATTGGTGCAATTCTATTTAAAACGCATTGCGACATATGATGACAAAGGAATGACGCTAAATTCAGTGGTGCAATTAAATAAAAATGCCCTCAAGCAAGCTAAAGCACTTGACCTTTATTTCCTTAAAAATGGCTTTAAAGGCAGCTTGCATGGTATTCCTATTCTACTTAAAGACAATATAGATACTACTGATGGTATGGCAAACACAGCAGGTTCAACTGCTTTAGCCAATAATTTTCCAGATGATGATGCTTTTTTGGTTAAGCAACTCAAAGAAGCTGGTGCGATTATCTTAGGAAAAACCAATCTAAGTGAATGGGCAAACTTTCGCTCAACTGCTTCATCAAGTGGTTGGAGCGGTTTATATGGACAAAGTAAAAACCCTTACGATATAACAACTAGTCCTTGTGGCTCTAGTTCAGGTTCTGGTATTGCTGCAGCGGCTCACTTTGCTACGGTAACAATTGGTACTGAAACTGATGGTTCAGTGACTTGTCCAGCGGCAATTAATGGTGTTGTTGGAATAAAACCAACCTTAGGTACCGTTAGCCGCGACGGTATTATCCCTATTGCGCATAGCCAAGATACAGCGGGTCCTATGGCGAGGAATGTAACCGATGCGGTTATTTTGTTAGCGGCAATGGTAAAAGCAGACCCAAGTGATCAAGATGTAATGTCTTCAACGATAGATTACCTCTCACATTTAAAGCTTGATGGTCTTAAAGGTAAGCGTATCGGTATTGCTCGAAATCTAATGGGTTATCATCAAGGGCTAGACAATGTTTTTAGTCAGGCAGTACAAGACCTTAAAAGCCAAGGTGCAGTGATCGTAGACGACGTTAATTTTGAAAACAAAGATCAGTGGGGCGATGCTGAATTTGAAGTGCTGCTTTATGAATTTAAAGACGAGCTCAATAAGTATCTTTCAAAAACAGCACCAGGCATGCCAAAATCACTCAGTGAAATGATTGAATTCAATAAAATAAATGCTGATGTTGAAATGAAATATTTTGGACAAGAAATATTTTTGATGGCACAAGCTAAAGGGGACATTACTGATAAAGTTTATCTTGATGCACTCGCTAAAGCGAAACGTTTAACACAACAAGCAGGTATTGATGCGTTACTTGAAAAGCACAATCTTGATATGATTATTGCCCCAACTACAGGACCCGCGTGGAAAATTGATTGGGTTAATGGCGACCATTATTTAGGTGCTGCATCTTCTGCTGCGGCAATATCAGGTTACCCTCATATTACACTACCTATGGG
- a CDS encoding MFS transporter: MLAIQKNLSKSFYMLLSLPATAMGFALSVQISALSWILTTQYGLDIHQVGLVWAAGPIAGILGQVIVGIISDNVWFWNGRRRPFILIGGVLAAMMLLALPNIDIVSSSLGISGLLGVAIAVALTLDLSINISFNPTRAIIADVTPEGDARTKGYTWMQTVSGSFGVLAYAVGATWGNFILIYLGAGLVFFLSILAPFFISEPKELLVSQRDVVQEKVSFTMVLMNIKPLWGFIIYDIYAMALQISGIKTDHYWAEVIAAIITLYFVVITLFAKESRSDNSIGFRKVLAAHSFSWIGVQTMFVFIIAFLQDKMPSLSDDDLGKVIAMSFLILSAVSALLPAFVLEPIAKKIGRVKTHTYCIASMAVGYGLVVMFGDVKEVLYLLMALLGIGWSAIISLPFAIMSEKVEQSRMGLYMGLFNLSVVLPQLLVSLAIGLFISKVADKSVVFQISAIALAISALAWTKVQEHSKA, encoded by the coding sequence ATGTTGGCCATTCAAAAAAACCTTAGTAAATCTTTCTACATGCTATTGAGCTTACCCGCGACAGCGATGGGGTTTGCTTTATCAGTACAGATATCAGCGCTTAGTTGGATATTAACTACTCAATACGGTCTTGATATTCATCAGGTTGGCTTAGTGTGGGCCGCAGGACCGATTGCGGGGATTTTAGGACAAGTTATTGTTGGTATTATTAGCGATAATGTTTGGTTTTGGAATGGCCGTCGACGTCCGTTTATCCTCATCGGTGGTGTGTTAGCCGCTATGATGTTATTGGCTTTACCCAATATTGATATTGTCTCTTCATCACTTGGTATCTCAGGATTGCTCGGTGTAGCGATTGCTGTTGCGTTAACCTTAGATTTATCGATAAATATTAGTTTTAATCCAACACGTGCCATTATCGCGGATGTAACCCCTGAAGGTGATGCTCGCACTAAAGGTTATACCTGGATGCAAACGGTATCAGGCTCTTTTGGTGTATTGGCTTATGCGGTTGGTGCTACGTGGGGGAACTTTATACTTATTTATTTAGGCGCAGGATTAGTGTTTTTTCTATCAATATTAGCACCTTTTTTTATTAGCGAGCCCAAAGAATTATTAGTAAGTCAACGCGATGTTGTTCAAGAGAAAGTCTCGTTTACAATGGTATTGATGAATATAAAACCCTTGTGGGGCTTCATTATTTACGATATTTATGCGATGGCTTTACAAATATCAGGTATAAAAACCGATCATTACTGGGCTGAAGTTATTGCGGCAATCATTACCTTGTATTTTGTTGTTATTACTTTATTTGCAAAAGAGAGTCGCAGTGATAATAGCATTGGTTTTAGAAAAGTATTAGCCGCTCATTCCTTCAGTTGGATTGGCGTACAAACGATGTTTGTTTTTATTATTGCTTTTCTTCAAGACAAAATGCCAAGTTTGTCAGACGATGATTTAGGCAAAGTTATCGCGATGAGTTTTCTCATTTTAAGTGCAGTGTCTGCTTTATTACCGGCATTTGTGCTTGAACCGATCGCTAAAAAAATAGGACGAGTAAAAACCCATACCTATTGCATTGCCAGTATGGCCGTTGGCTATGGATTAGTCGTCATGTTTGGAGATGTAAAAGAAGTGCTTTACTTACTTATGGCGCTATTAGGAATTGGTTGGTCTGCTATTATTAGTTTACCGTTTGCCATTATGTCTGAAAAGGTTGAACAGTCTCGTATGGGCCTATATATGGGCCTATTCAACTTGTCTGTTGTATTACCGCAGTTGTTGGTTAGCTTAGCTATTGGTTTATTCATCAGTAAAGTTGCCGATAAAAGTGTAGTTTTTCAAATTAGTGCTATTGCACTCGCAATTTCAGCGTTGGCTTGGACGAAAGTACAGGAACATTCAAAAGCTTAA
- a CDS encoding vanadium-dependent haloperoxidase → MKIVKNIILPLMLSPLLLTACGGSSSSSKNEVIVAAPITITPERSGQSVARQWNEVLLHAIRNDYARPTVHARNLFHISSAMFDAWSVYRPQVKPFLWGNNVAGFNCLAQAVDLPIDIIPFQEQAISFASYKMIKHRFRLSPGANNIIATADALMTRLGFDVDDTSVDYVNGSAAALGNAIAQCYINFGLQDGANEQQFYSNRHYQSVNPALALGAGQSGNPTIVDLNRWQPLSIQGYIDQAGNPVDDMPEFLSPEWGQVVPFSLSANDKTVFTRDGFDYQVYHDPGMPPLIGSDTADLYKWGFSLVAIWSAHLDENDGVEWDISPKSIGNINSFPTTFSQYNEFYNQLDGGDTSAGYTLNPVTNQPYQEQIVPRGDYGRVLAEFWADGPESETPPGHWFVILNTVSDHNLLEKRWAGTGEILGHLEWDIKSYFAMGGTMHDAAIAAWGIKGRYDYIRPVSAIRAMADLGQSSDEQLPSYHLNGILLVDGYIELVGANDALAGDNKQNFGKIKIYGWKGPDYINNPATDKAGVDWILAENWWPYQRPSFVTPPFAGYVSGHSTYSRAAAELMTAMTGSRFFPGGMSQFDVVANEFLVFEQGPSVNMTLQWATYQDASDQCSLSRIWGGIHPPADDITGRLIGEKIGKNSFEFVQDYFNQ, encoded by the coding sequence ATGAAAATAGTAAAAAATATTATCCTGCCACTCATGTTAAGCCCATTATTATTAACGGCTTGTGGTGGTTCAAGTTCAAGCAGTAAAAATGAAGTGATTGTTGCCGCGCCAATAACAATAACACCTGAGCGAAGTGGACAGTCAGTTGCAAGACAGTGGAATGAAGTTTTACTGCATGCAATACGAAATGACTATGCGCGCCCTACAGTACATGCTCGAAATTTATTTCATATTTCATCAGCAATGTTCGACGCTTGGTCTGTTTATCGCCCACAAGTGAAGCCTTTTTTATGGGGCAATAATGTTGCTGGGTTTAACTGTCTTGCACAAGCCGTTGATTTGCCAATCGACATTATCCCTTTTCAAGAGCAAGCGATAAGTTTCGCCAGTTATAAAATGATCAAACATCGTTTTCGCTTATCACCTGGAGCCAATAATATTATTGCCACAGCCGATGCTTTAATGACGCGCTTAGGCTTTGATGTCGATGATACTTCTGTCGACTATGTTAATGGTTCAGCTGCAGCACTTGGTAATGCTATTGCCCAATGCTATATCAACTTTGGTTTACAAGATGGCGCTAACGAACAACAATTTTACAGTAACCGCCATTACCAATCGGTTAACCCTGCGTTAGCTTTGGGAGCTGGCCAGTCGGGTAACCCGACTATCGTTGACTTAAATCGCTGGCAACCCCTTTCTATTCAGGGATATATTGATCAAGCAGGAAACCCGGTTGACGATATGCCTGAATTTCTAAGCCCAGAATGGGGACAAGTTGTTCCATTTTCTTTATCTGCAAATGACAAAACTGTTTTTACCCGTGATGGATTTGACTATCAGGTTTACCATGATCCAGGGATGCCGCCGTTAATAGGTTCAGATACAGCAGATTTATATAAGTGGGGCTTTTCGTTAGTCGCGATATGGTCAGCTCATTTAGATGAGAACGATGGTGTTGAATGGGATATATCGCCAAAAAGTATCGGTAACATTAATAGCTTTCCAACAACTTTTTCTCAATATAATGAGTTTTATAATCAACTTGACGGTGGAGATACTAGTGCCGGTTATACCCTTAACCCAGTAACTAACCAACCTTACCAAGAGCAGATAGTGCCTCGTGGTGACTATGGCCGAGTACTCGCCGAATTCTGGGCAGACGGTCCTGAATCTGAAACACCGCCGGGTCACTGGTTTGTCATCCTAAATACCGTTAGCGACCATAATTTACTTGAAAAACGTTGGGCGGGTACTGGCGAAATATTAGGTCATTTAGAATGGGATATAAAAAGCTATTTTGCCATGGGGGGCACTATGCATGACGCGGCAATCGCAGCTTGGGGGATTAAGGGGCGCTACGATTATATTCGACCTGTTTCAGCCATTCGTGCAATGGCTGACCTAGGACAAAGTAGCGATGAGCAATTACCTTCTTATCACCTTAACGGAATTCTTCTTGTTGATGGTTACATCGAACTTGTTGGAGCGAACGATGCACTAGCAGGGGATAATAAGCAAAATTTCGGAAAAATTAAAATTTATGGCTGGAAAGGTCCCGATTACATTAACAACCCCGCTACTGATAAAGCCGGTGTTGATTGGATTTTAGCTGAGAATTGGTGGCCTTATCAGCGTCCTTCTTTTGTAACCCCACCTTTTGCCGGTTATGTATCTGGGCATTCGACTTATTCTAGAGCCGCTGCCGAATTAATGACCGCAATGACAGGTTCGCGATTCTTTCCTGGTGGAATGAGCCAATTTGACGTGGTTGCCAATGAGTTTTTAGTTTTTGAACAAGGGCCAAGTGTCAATATGACCCTGCAATGGGCGACTTATCAAGATGCTTCTGATCAATGTAGTCTGTCACGTATTTGGGGAGGTATTCATCCACCTGCCGATGATATTACCGGTCGCTTAATTGGTGAGAAAATAGGTAAAAATAGTTTTGAATTTGTACAAGACTATTTTAATCAATAA
- a CDS encoding CRTAC1 family protein: MKNTRSSLYAFPFFFLLSFTLTALSGCGGGSASNDKPVEKTGVEAPVLIGPQVAGIAAKVTELAAIGSASHQCHGVENSAQSLQFSEISQQAGITFSHSMPDGDGVLGMSGGVAAGDFDNDGWVDLYAIGGEGQANVLLKNQGDGTFTDRASFSGVAQKNKGSGPAFGDFNGDGLLDLFVGGVGGDAAKLYVNQGNEQYLDITESSGLVLPGNNFSGTWADYDKDGDLDLFVTHWTEERSGYFAYFWRNNGDSTFSDVTFEAGIKNTSNADKTLTATFSDINNDGWVDLLLVTDYAQTRLYKNNKDGTFTDITDHEVITDNTGMGSAVADYDNDGDLDWFVSAISYRDEPAKLGWLSPGNRFYQNQGDGTFLDKTDELGVRHSSWAWATCFSDFNNDGLQDLFVVNGMYGENIEKMFLDDPSRLFLANGDGTFKESSIDVGIDDKSMGRGLVCFDYDKDGDQDIYIANHDEPPKLFCNNGGSKTGQNNFINIKLVDATSNSQALGARIYVSSGDIRQMRELKSGTNYVSQNPVEAHFGLGKSSIITHIRVVWPDGEESVITQVAVNKFVTIERI; this comes from the coding sequence ATGAAAAACACGCGATCATCACTTTACGCTTTCCCCTTCTTTTTCTTATTAAGTTTCACACTTACTGCGCTATCAGGTTGTGGTGGTGGAAGCGCGAGTAACGATAAGCCTGTTGAGAAAACAGGTGTTGAAGCACCTGTTTTAATTGGGCCACAAGTTGCGGGTATTGCTGCAAAGGTTACCGAGCTGGCTGCCATTGGCAGCGCTAGTCATCAGTGCCATGGCGTTGAAAATAGTGCGCAATCATTACAGTTTTCGGAAATCTCTCAACAAGCGGGTATTACCTTTAGCCATTCAATGCCCGATGGTGATGGCGTATTAGGTATGTCTGGTGGTGTGGCGGCAGGTGATTTTGACAATGATGGCTGGGTAGATTTATACGCGATAGGTGGTGAAGGGCAAGCCAATGTTTTATTAAAAAATCAAGGTGATGGTACCTTTACTGACCGAGCTAGCTTTTCAGGTGTTGCTCAAAAAAATAAAGGCAGTGGTCCTGCTTTTGGTGATTTTAATGGTGACGGCTTATTAGATTTATTTGTTGGTGGTGTCGGTGGCGATGCGGCAAAGCTTTATGTTAATCAAGGAAATGAACAATACCTAGACATTACTGAAAGCTCAGGTCTGGTACTGCCGGGTAATAATTTTTCAGGCACTTGGGCTGACTACGATAAAGATGGTGACCTTGATTTGTTTGTTACTCATTGGACCGAAGAACGTAGCGGTTACTTTGCCTATTTTTGGCGGAATAATGGCGATTCAACCTTTTCAGATGTCACCTTTGAAGCCGGTATAAAAAATACCAGTAATGCCGATAAAACCTTAACCGCAACATTCTCTGATATTAATAACGATGGTTGGGTCGACCTACTCTTAGTGACAGATTATGCGCAAACCCGTCTTTACAAAAACAATAAAGATGGCACGTTTACCGATATCACTGACCATGAAGTGATAACAGATAATACCGGCATGGGCTCAGCAGTAGCTGACTACGACAATGATGGCGACTTAGACTGGTTTGTTAGCGCAATATCTTATCGAGACGAACCGGCAAAGTTAGGTTGGCTGTCTCCAGGCAATCGCTTTTATCAGAATCAGGGCGATGGCACTTTTCTTGATAAAACAGACGAGCTTGGTGTTCGTCATAGCTCTTGGGCATGGGCGACTTGTTTTAGTGATTTTAATAACGATGGTTTACAAGATTTATTTGTTGTTAATGGTATGTATGGCGAAAATATTGAAAAAATGTTTTTAGACGATCCTTCTCGACTCTTTCTTGCTAATGGCGATGGTACTTTTAAAGAGTCATCCATCGATGTCGGTATTGATGACAAGTCGATGGGGCGAGGCTTAGTATGTTTTGATTATGACAAAGACGGTGATCAAGATATTTATATTGCTAACCATGATGAGCCACCTAAGTTGTTTTGTAATAATGGCGGCAGTAAAACGGGGCAGAATAACTTTATCAATATCAAATTGGTTGATGCAACCAGTAATTCTCAGGCATTAGGGGCAAGGATATATGTCAGTAGTGGTGATATTCGTCAAATGCGGGAATTAAAATCAGGAACAAATTATGTCTCACAAAACCCGGTTGAAGCACACTTTGGTTTAGGTAAGTCGTCAATAATAACCCATATACGTGTAGTGTGGCCTGATGGCGAAGAGTCAGTGATCACTCAAGTAGCGGTCAATAAATTTGTAACTATCGAGCGTATTTAG
- a CDS encoding tryptophan halogenase family protein: MINSACPDKTAQSTSPKKLNMVILGGGTAGWMTANLMVEKWQNHPVSITLIESPSLGVIGVGEGSTPQLKSFFDKIGVTEQEWMPQCNATYKNGILFNGWSTRVGFESYFHPFTSLIDAHTAPAFVYNTQYRRKGFNVDCHPDRFFLSAQLAKQKKSAVGEYNFPFDIGYGYHFDAILLGKFLGKVAQKKGVKHILAQVDEVNVNDAGDIQSLTLDNGEVIAGDFFVDCSGFNSLLLQKTLKVPFISFKDNLFNDSAVTISVARDENAQQGLNSQTIATAMKCGWAWDIPLTNRTGNGYVYSSKHCTGEQAELELREKLSLVDEAIDVRHLKMKVGRVKQHWHKNCVAIGLSQGFIEPLEATALHFVQESIEGFIDDFSLGEYSNIYQDRFNEKMNHRFDGIRDYIVAHYRLSSRDDTEYWRKNSINPNISNNLKKIVQCWVAGDDLNKALIQPGMVSFYPPVSWHAMLAGYGIFPELSQDKRLAEKFGEQALDAAHKYDLAHIDQFIQRCSVNFADHQQFINDKLINK; this comes from the coding sequence ATGATAAATTCAGCCTGCCCAGATAAAACAGCACAAAGCACTTCCCCAAAAAAACTTAACATGGTGATTTTAGGTGGTGGTACTGCAGGTTGGATGACCGCTAATTTAATGGTTGAAAAGTGGCAAAACCACCCCGTTTCAATAACATTAATTGAATCTCCTTCGCTTGGTGTTATTGGTGTTGGTGAAGGCTCTACACCACAATTAAAAAGCTTCTTTGATAAAATAGGTGTCACCGAACAAGAATGGATGCCGCAATGCAATGCGACCTATAAAAATGGCATATTATTCAATGGCTGGTCAACACGAGTAGGTTTTGAAAGTTATTTTCATCCTTTTACTTCGCTTATCGATGCCCATACGGCTCCTGCCTTTGTCTATAACACTCAGTATCGTCGCAAAGGCTTTAACGTCGATTGTCATCCCGATCGTTTCTTTTTGTCTGCACAATTAGCTAAACAAAAAAAATCTGCGGTTGGCGAATATAATTTTCCTTTCGATATTGGCTATGGCTATCACTTTGATGCCATTTTATTGGGGAAGTTTTTAGGAAAAGTTGCGCAGAAAAAAGGTGTTAAGCATATTTTGGCGCAAGTTGATGAGGTAAACGTAAATGATGCTGGCGACATTCAATCGTTAACACTTGATAACGGCGAGGTCATTGCCGGTGATTTTTTTGTTGATTGCTCAGGTTTTAACAGCCTACTTTTACAAAAAACATTAAAAGTACCTTTTATCAGTTTTAAAGATAACTTATTTAATGACAGTGCTGTGACCATCTCTGTAGCAAGAGATGAAAACGCTCAGCAAGGTCTTAACTCACAAACTATTGCTACTGCGATGAAATGTGGTTGGGCGTGGGATATTCCGCTAACTAACCGCACTGGAAATGGCTATGTTTATAGTTCGAAGCACTGCACTGGCGAACAAGCAGAGCTTGAGTTACGAGAAAAACTTTCATTGGTCGATGAAGCCATTGACGTTCGTCACTTAAAAATGAAAGTAGGGCGAGTTAAACAACATTGGCACAAAAACTGTGTCGCTATTGGCTTGTCGCAAGGCTTTATTGAGCCCCTTGAAGCGACCGCTTTACATTTTGTCCAAGAGAGTATTGAAGGTTTTATTGATGATTTTTCTCTCGGTGAATACAGCAATATTTATCAAGATAGATTTAATGAAAAAATGAATCATCGTTTTGATGGCATTCGCGATTATATTGTCGCTCATTATCGCTTAAGTTCGCGTGACGACACCGAGTACTGGCGAAAAAATAGCATAAATCCCAATATATCTAACAATTTAAAGAAAATAGTACAGTGCTGGGTCGCGGGTGATGATTTAAACAAAGCCCTAATTCAACCAGGTATGGTGAGTTTTTACCCACCAGTTTCTTGGCATGCTATGCTTGCCGGTTACGGTATTTTTCCTGAGTTGTCACAAGACAAACGACTCGCCGAAAAATTTGGCGAGCAGGCTCTTGATGCCGCACATAAATATGACTTAGCGCATATAGACCAGTTTATTCAACGCTGTTCAGTAAATTTTGCTGATCACCAACAGTTTATTAATGACAAGCTCATTAATAAATAA